A single genomic interval of Nocardia bhagyanarayanae harbors:
- a CDS encoding 3-hydroxyacyl-CoA dehydrogenase, with protein MEPIERIRVVGAGAMGRGIAQIAATAGYLVELTDADDDAVPAALEFVATMIQRSVDKGKRDADEAAAILARLTAGSAPTAPSSDIDLVIEAVVEKLPVKQAIFAELETATPNAVLASNTSSLSITAIASALRDPARLIGLHFFNPVPLMSLVEIVPGLRTAPELVDTATAFVARSGHTPILARDTPGFLVNHIGRALPSEALAILSEQIASPADIDRIVRETLGLRMGPFELMDLTGLDVSHPVMETVSAGFYGDPRLRPSPIAAARVAAGLLGRKTGEGFYRYRDGAPLLPAEPDITPDAEATPVHVHNHPDFAAALRRAGATVLESPSAEAISLVLPIGEPTYRLAARYGLDPARTLGIDPLGLDRGRLTVVVPAAADPLATAPALRVLAAAGYTPTPTADGTAPVAQRILGAIVNLSCALAEHGIGTPEDIDRGARLGLGYPLGPLELGESVGAERITAILDGLYAYTRDPRYRVSSWLRTRAEQRIPLHAKGTRPEDLLTNRGTDVRSR; from the coding sequence ATGGAACCGATCGAACGTATCCGTGTCGTCGGCGCGGGGGCGATGGGGCGCGGCATAGCGCAGATCGCCGCGACCGCCGGGTACCTCGTCGAGCTGACCGACGCCGACGACGACGCCGTGCCCGCCGCGCTCGAGTTCGTCGCGACGATGATCCAGCGGTCCGTCGACAAGGGCAAGCGCGACGCCGACGAGGCCGCGGCGATCCTGGCGCGGCTCACGGCGGGCTCGGCCCCGACCGCCCCCTCCTCCGACATCGATCTCGTGATCGAGGCCGTTGTCGAGAAGCTTCCGGTCAAGCAGGCGATCTTCGCCGAGCTGGAGACGGCGACGCCGAACGCCGTGCTCGCTTCCAACACCAGTTCGCTGTCGATCACCGCGATCGCGTCGGCGCTGCGCGACCCGGCCCGGCTGATCGGTCTGCACTTCTTCAATCCGGTGCCGCTGATGTCGCTGGTGGAGATCGTGCCGGGACTGCGCACCGCGCCCGAACTGGTCGATACCGCAACGGCTTTCGTCGCCCGGAGCGGGCACACCCCGATCCTCGCGCGGGACACCCCCGGATTCCTCGTCAACCACATCGGGCGCGCCCTGCCCAGCGAGGCGCTGGCCATCCTGTCCGAACAGATCGCCTCCCCCGCCGATATCGACCGCATCGTCCGCGAGACGCTCGGGTTGCGGATGGGCCCGTTCGAGTTGATGGACCTGACCGGATTGGACGTCAGCCACCCGGTCATGGAGACCGTCTCCGCGGGCTTCTACGGTGACCCGCGGCTACGCCCTTCCCCCATCGCGGCCGCCCGCGTCGCCGCCGGTCTGCTCGGCCGCAAGACGGGGGAAGGGTTCTATCGCTACCGGGACGGCGCACCGCTGCTACCCGCCGAACCGGATATCACGCCGGATGCCGAGGCCACCCCGGTCCACGTTCACAACCACCCCGATTTCGCGGCCGCGCTGCGCCGAGCGGGTGCGACGGTACTCGAATCGCCCAGCGCCGAAGCGATTTCGCTCGTCCTTCCGATCGGCGAACCGACCTACCGGCTCGCCGCGCGCTACGGCCTCGACCCCGCCCGCACCCTCGGCATCGACCCGTTGGGGCTCGACCGCGGCCGCCTCACCGTCGTCGTGCCCGCCGCCGCCGACCCGCTCGCCACGGCCCCCGCGTTGCGTGTCCTGGCCGCCGCCGGTTACACGCCGACGCCGACCGCGGACGGGACCGCTCCTGTCGCGCAACGGATTCTGGGCGCGATCGTGAACCTGTCCTGCGCGCTCGCCGAACACGGCATCGGCACACCGGAGGACATCGACCGCGGCGCGCGCCTCGGCCTCGGCTATCCGCTGGGCCCGCTGGAACTCGGCGAATCCGTCGGCGCCGAGCGGATCACCGCGATACTCGACGGCTTGTACGCCTACACCCGCGATCCCCGCTACCGGGTGAGCTCCTGGTTGCGCACCCGCGCCGAGCAGCGAATCCCGCTGCACGCCAAGGGCACCCGCCCCGAAGACCTGCTCACGAACCGAGGAACCGATGTTCGTTCTCGATGA
- a CDS encoding ABC transporter substrate-binding protein: MRTKAIRAAGVAAAVLLAVSGCGGRGDTGSTVGQGECRGQQTTGITDDSIKLGGVYPLSGPASAYGELPKGVRAYFDYLNAEHGGIGGRTVEYLVRDDGYQPPKTVEETRRLVEQDQVFAVFQTLGTPTSSAVWDYLNQRKVPQVFVAGGATKWGADDGHPWTIGWQPSYRAEGRAFAQYVRQHKADATVAVLYQNDDFGKDLLASFTEAVAGSGVRVVAEQSYEVTDPTVEPQVRNLANTKADVLLNFSTPKFASQALAAERRNTDWNPLHILTQVANTISTLKPVGLENAQGVVSAAFTKDPSDPQWSADPAMRLYQEKLAKYAPGADPTNQYTVVGWAAAQSFHKTMEAAKCPTREGLRDAMRSLNDVGIDLLLPGITLKTGEGDAFPMESLRIQRFEGDHWVLTGDVIDTGK; encoded by the coding sequence ATGCGCACTAAGGCAATCCGCGCCGCCGGCGTCGCGGCCGCCGTCCTGCTCGCGGTCTCCGGCTGCGGCGGCCGCGGCGACACGGGCAGCACCGTGGGGCAGGGCGAATGCCGTGGCCAGCAGACCACCGGCATCACCGACGACAGCATCAAGCTGGGCGGGGTCTACCCGCTGTCGGGCCCCGCCTCCGCCTACGGCGAACTGCCCAAGGGCGTTCGCGCCTACTTCGACTACCTCAACGCCGAACACGGCGGAATCGGTGGCCGCACCGTCGAGTACCTGGTCCGCGACGACGGCTACCAGCCGCCCAAGACCGTCGAGGAGACCCGCCGCCTGGTGGAGCAGGATCAGGTGTTCGCCGTCTTCCAGACGCTGGGCACCCCCACCTCCTCCGCGGTGTGGGACTACCTCAACCAGCGCAAGGTGCCCCAGGTGTTCGTCGCGGGCGGTGCGACGAAATGGGGTGCGGACGACGGGCATCCGTGGACCATCGGCTGGCAGCCCAGCTACCGCGCCGAGGGCCGCGCCTTCGCGCAGTACGTGCGCCAGCACAAGGCCGACGCCACCGTGGCCGTGCTCTACCAGAACGACGATTTCGGCAAGGATCTGCTGGCCAGCTTCACCGAGGCCGTCGCGGGCAGCGGCGTCCGGGTGGTCGCCGAGCAGAGCTACGAGGTCACCGACCCGACCGTGGAACCGCAGGTGCGCAACCTGGCGAACACGAAAGCCGATGTGCTGCTGAATTTCTCCACGCCGAAGTTCGCTTCCCAGGCGCTGGCCGCCGAGCGGCGCAACACCGACTGGAACCCCCTGCACATCCTGACCCAGGTGGCCAACACCATCAGCACGCTGAAGCCGGTCGGCCTGGAGAACGCCCAGGGCGTGGTGTCGGCGGCGTTCACCAAGGACCCGTCCGACCCGCAGTGGTCGGCCGACCCCGCCATGCGCCTGTACCAGGAGAAGCTGGCGAAGTACGCGCCCGGCGCGGACCCGACCAACCAGTACACCGTGGTCGGCTGGGCGGCCGCGCAGAGCTTCCACAAGACCATGGAAGCAGCGAAATGCCCCACCCGCGAAGGACTTCGCGACGCCATGCGCTCGCTGAACGATGTCGGCATCGACCTGCTGCTCCCCGGCATCACGCTGAAGACCGGCGAGGGCGACGCGTTCCCGATGGAGTCTCTGCGCATCCAGCGGTTCGAGGGTGACCACTGGGTGCTGACCGGCGACGTCATCGACACCGGCAAATAG
- a CDS encoding acyl-CoA dehydrogenase family protein produces the protein MRRTVFEADHEAFRETVRAFIESEVVPEYDKWYADGIVPRDFYRKLGELGVFGIEVPTEYGGAGIDSFSFQAVLTEEIARAAVSFGGSSVHVSLCLPYLKALATEEQKQRWLPGFVSGDIMFAIAMTEPGTGSDLAGIRTTATLSEDGTHYVLNGAKTFITGGVHADRVIVCARTAPSLAEDRRYGLSLLVVDTSSPGYSVGRKLDKLGLRVSDTAELTFTDVEVPVEDLLGEEHCGFSYLGQNLPQERLSIAVGAYAQAKAAVRFAHQYTRDRVVFAKPVASFQNTKFELAACRAEVDAAEAVVDRALAAHDRGELTAADAASAKLFCTETASRVIDRCLQLHGGYGYITEYPIARLYADNRVNRIYGGTSEVMRMIIAKDMGL, from the coding sequence GTGCGCAGAACAGTTTTCGAGGCCGACCACGAGGCGTTCCGGGAGACCGTCCGCGCTTTCATCGAATCGGAGGTCGTCCCGGAGTACGACAAGTGGTACGCCGACGGCATCGTGCCTCGCGACTTCTATCGCAAGCTCGGCGAACTCGGCGTATTCGGCATCGAGGTTCCCACCGAGTACGGCGGCGCCGGGATCGATTCGTTCTCCTTCCAGGCCGTGCTGACCGAGGAGATCGCGCGCGCCGCGGTGTCCTTCGGCGGCTCCAGTGTCCATGTGTCGCTGTGCCTTCCGTACCTCAAGGCGCTGGCCACCGAAGAACAGAAGCAGCGCTGGCTACCCGGTTTCGTCAGCGGCGACATCATGTTCGCCATCGCCATGACCGAGCCCGGCACCGGCTCGGACCTCGCGGGCATCCGCACCACCGCGACCTTGTCCGAGGACGGCACGCACTACGTCCTCAACGGCGCCAAGACCTTCATCACCGGCGGCGTGCACGCCGACCGGGTCATCGTCTGCGCGCGCACCGCGCCCTCGCTGGCGGAGGACCGCCGCTACGGTCTTTCCCTGCTCGTGGTGGACACCAGTTCCCCCGGCTACTCGGTCGGCCGCAAACTGGACAAGCTGGGCCTGAGGGTCTCCGACACCGCCGAACTCACCTTCACCGACGTCGAGGTTCCGGTCGAGGATCTGCTCGGAGAGGAGCACTGCGGCTTCTCCTACCTGGGCCAGAACTTGCCGCAGGAGCGGCTCAGCATCGCCGTCGGCGCCTACGCCCAGGCCAAGGCCGCCGTGCGCTTCGCACACCAATACACCAGGGACCGGGTGGTTTTCGCCAAGCCGGTGGCCAGCTTCCAGAACACGAAGTTCGAGCTGGCGGCCTGCCGCGCCGAGGTGGACGCCGCCGAAGCCGTGGTGGATCGAGCCCTCGCCGCGCACGACCGCGGCGAGCTGACCGCGGCCGACGCCGCCTCGGCCAAGCTGTTCTGCACCGAGACCGCCTCCCGCGTGATCGACCGCTGCCTGCAGCTGCACGGCGGCTACGGCTACATCACCGAGTACCCGATCGCCCGCCTCTACGCCGACAACCGCGTCAACCGGATCTACGGCGGCACCAGCGAGGTGATGCGCATGATCATCGCGAAGGACATGGGCCTCTAG
- a CDS encoding helix-turn-helix domain-containing protein, protein MSLDLGERLQSVRKRRGLSQRELAQESGVSLSLIRKIEQGERDDARMVTLRRIAVALGCPLSALLGPDPAPPEDGYGSDEIWAATRDALAALGEGQPAEGIVEQGIEAMLVDAVRLYHHNEYERLAKILPRLVKDGEAASPLMRSRVLQLVGSVMVQTRQLEPARVALGRSLADAEATGNLLDAGSAVITLCWLMLVERQFEDVRVLATEWADRVEPRLSVATVPEVSTWGWLLLRGSAAAIRDNRPDEADDMMRLARAAAVAVRREAGSYHQYWTTFGPATVAMKRVENAVVDDRPDLALRLAREVPPDLRPTSDNRNRHLLDVASANLELRRYDAAFDVLVQLSREARPWLVEQRMARDLLSRIIAKRRTLTAEMRELADIIRLEY, encoded by the coding sequence ATGAGCCTTGATCTCGGGGAACGGCTTCAATCGGTTCGCAAGCGGCGTGGTCTTTCGCAGCGGGAGTTGGCGCAGGAGTCGGGGGTCTCACTGTCGCTCATTCGCAAGATCGAGCAGGGGGAGCGGGATGACGCTCGTATGGTGACGCTTCGGCGGATTGCGGTTGCCCTGGGGTGTCCGTTGTCGGCTCTCCTCGGTCCGGATCCGGCTCCTCCTGAAGATGGGTACGGGAGCGATGAGATTTGGGCGGCGACGCGTGATGCCCTCGCGGCGTTAGGGGAGGGGCAGCCTGCGGAGGGGATCGTCGAGCAGGGTATCGAGGCGATGCTGGTCGATGCGGTGCGGCTCTATCACCACAACGAGTACGAGCGGTTGGCCAAGATTCTTCCGCGTCTTGTCAAGGATGGTGAGGCGGCCTCGCCGCTTATGCGGTCGCGAGTGTTGCAGCTGGTCGGGTCGGTGATGGTTCAAACGCGTCAACTCGAGCCTGCCCGTGTGGCGCTTGGCCGTTCGCTGGCGGATGCCGAGGCCACGGGGAATCTTCTGGATGCGGGTTCGGCCGTGATCACGCTTTGCTGGTTGATGTTGGTGGAGCGGCAATTCGAGGATGTTCGCGTGCTCGCTACCGAGTGGGCGGACAGGGTCGAGCCGAGGTTGTCGGTGGCGACGGTGCCGGAGGTTTCGACGTGGGGATGGTTGTTGCTGCGTGGGTCGGCGGCCGCTATTCGGGACAACCGGCCTGACGAGGCCGATGACATGATGCGGCTTGCTCGAGCGGCAGCGGTTGCTGTTCGGCGGGAGGCCGGTAGTTATCACCAATACTGGACGACGTTCGGGCCTGCGACAGTCGCGATGAAGCGTGTGGAGAATGCGGTCGTAGATGACCGGCCGGACTTGGCATTACGGCTGGCGCGAGAGGTTCCGCCCGATTTGCGGCCGACGTCGGACAACCGGAATCGTCATCTACTCGATGTCGCATCGGCGAACTTGGAGTTGCGGCGCTATGACGCTGCCTTCGACGTTCTTGTCCAACTTTCCCGCGAGGCGCGACCGTGGCTGGTCGAACAGCGGATGGCTCGGGATCTACTGAGTCGGATCATCGCCAAACGGCGAACTCTCACAGCGGAAATGCGTGAACTGGCGGACATCATTCGGCTCGAGTATTGA
- a CDS encoding branched-chain amino acid ABC transporter permease yields MSDMGTRNTAVAADTSTPTETVAPRSETRRPRMPNWSWLGIGALLLIACLAPFQLVPFRTFQLALAMIYAVALLGLNLLVGHTGQISLGHGAFFAVGAYTSAVLMDRWDTPYFATLPVAAAVAFALGFALGIPALRLRGLYLALVTLAIAIFLVPLLKRFESVTGGSMGLTLTKPAPPVWTGLAEDQWLYFLALLVAVASFVLVAGLLRSRVGRALHAIRDNEIAAEVMGVRLAFYKTLAFACGAMLAGAAGCVYTWVIGFVSPDSFAVGLSITLLAGLVVGGLGGHWGPLLGGLFVMYVPSFAQDVNQAAPGVIFGLLIIAVMYLAPNGLAGLLGRTARWLERLVRKGNNNAH; encoded by the coding sequence ATGAGCGACATGGGAACTCGAAACACCGCCGTCGCGGCGGATACGTCCACCCCGACCGAAACCGTCGCTCCGCGCTCCGAAACGCGGCGGCCGCGGATGCCCAACTGGTCGTGGCTCGGGATCGGCGCGCTGCTGCTGATCGCCTGTCTCGCACCGTTTCAGCTGGTGCCGTTCCGCACCTTCCAGCTGGCGCTGGCGATGATCTACGCGGTCGCGCTGCTGGGCCTGAACCTGCTGGTCGGCCACACGGGTCAGATCTCGCTGGGGCACGGCGCGTTCTTCGCGGTCGGCGCCTACACCAGCGCGGTGTTGATGGACCGTTGGGACACACCGTATTTCGCGACCCTCCCGGTCGCCGCGGCGGTGGCCTTCGCACTCGGGTTCGCCCTGGGCATTCCGGCTCTGCGGCTGCGCGGACTGTATCTGGCGCTGGTCACCCTGGCCATCGCGATCTTCCTGGTGCCGCTGCTCAAGCGGTTCGAGTCGGTCACCGGCGGATCCATGGGACTGACGCTGACCAAGCCCGCGCCGCCGGTGTGGACCGGGTTGGCCGAGGACCAGTGGCTGTATTTCCTGGCGCTCCTCGTCGCCGTCGCGAGCTTCGTCCTGGTCGCCGGGCTGCTGCGCTCGCGGGTCGGCCGGGCGCTGCACGCGATCCGCGACAACGAGATCGCGGCCGAGGTGATGGGCGTGCGCCTGGCCTTCTACAAGACCCTCGCCTTCGCCTGCGGCGCCATGCTCGCCGGTGCGGCGGGCTGCGTCTACACCTGGGTCATCGGCTTCGTCTCGCCGGACTCCTTCGCCGTCGGACTGTCGATCACGCTACTGGCCGGATTGGTCGTCGGCGGGCTCGGCGGTCACTGGGGACCGCTGCTCGGCGGGCTGTTCGTGATGTACGTCCCGAGCTTCGCCCAGGACGTCAACCAGGCGGCGCCAGGAGTGATCTTCGGACTGCTGATCATCGCGGTCATGTACCTCGCGCCCAACGGATTGGCCGGACTCCTCGGCCGCACGGCGCGCTGGCTCGAACGTCTCGTTCGGAAAGGGAACAACAATGCGCACTAA
- a CDS encoding acetyl-CoA C-acetyltransferase, whose protein sequence is MPDAVICEPLRTPVGRFGGVLKDVPPQQLATTVITELVRRTGIDGAAIDDVILGQASPNGEAPAIGRIAALDAGLGIDVPGMQVDRRCGSGLQAVIQACLQVATGGSDLVLAGGVESMSRTEFYATGMRWGVKGDGVALADRLARARVTAGGRDFPVPGGMIETAENLRAEYAISRADQDALAVLSHQRAVAAQREGRFADEIVGVPVPQRRSAPVLVDTDEHPRADTTVEALSALRPIRSSIDPESTVTAGNSSGQNDGAALCLVTTPEHARRLGLRPLARLVSWAAAGVPPRTMGIGPVPATERALARAELTLADMDVIELNEAFAAQVLAVVRRWNVAPDDPRLNPNGSGISLGHPVGATGARILATLLREMDRREARYGLETMCIGGGQGLAAVFERLP, encoded by the coding sequence ATGCCCGACGCAGTCATCTGCGAACCGCTGCGCACCCCCGTCGGCCGCTTCGGCGGCGTTCTCAAAGACGTTCCGCCACAACAGCTCGCCACTACTGTCATCACAGAACTCGTGCGCCGCACCGGCATCGACGGCGCCGCCATCGACGACGTGATCCTCGGTCAGGCCTCCCCCAACGGCGAGGCCCCCGCCATCGGCCGAATCGCCGCCCTCGACGCGGGCCTCGGCATCGACGTCCCCGGCATGCAAGTCGACCGGCGCTGCGGCTCCGGCCTCCAGGCGGTCATCCAGGCGTGCCTGCAAGTCGCCACCGGTGGCAGCGATCTCGTGCTCGCGGGCGGTGTCGAATCGATGAGTCGGACCGAGTTCTACGCGACCGGCATGCGCTGGGGCGTCAAGGGCGACGGCGTCGCACTGGCCGACCGCCTCGCCAGAGCGCGCGTCACCGCGGGCGGCCGCGACTTCCCCGTGCCGGGCGGAATGATCGAGACCGCGGAGAACCTGCGCGCCGAGTACGCGATCAGCCGGGCGGACCAGGACGCACTGGCCGTGCTTTCGCACCAGCGTGCCGTAGCCGCCCAACGCGAGGGACGATTCGCCGACGAGATCGTCGGAGTCCCTGTTCCGCAACGCCGCTCGGCACCCGTACTTGTCGACACCGACGAGCACCCGCGCGCCGACACCACCGTCGAGGCGCTGTCCGCACTGCGTCCGATCCGTTCGTCGATCGACCCCGAATCCACGGTCACCGCAGGCAATTCCAGCGGCCAGAACGACGGCGCGGCCCTCTGTCTGGTCACCACCCCGGAGCACGCCCGCAGACTCGGCCTCCGCCCCCTGGCCCGCCTGGTGTCCTGGGCCGCAGCGGGCGTCCCACCCCGCACCATGGGAATCGGCCCGGTTCCGGCAACCGAGCGCGCCCTCGCCCGTGCGGAACTCACTCTCGCCGACATGGACGTCATCGAACTGAACGAGGCCTTCGCGGCCCAGGTACTCGCCGTAGTGCGCCGCTGGAACGTCGCGCCCGACGATCCTCGGTTGAACCCCAACGGCTCCGGCATCTCCCTCGGCCATCCCGTCGGCGCCACCGGCGCCCGCATCCTCGCCACCCTCCTGCGCGAAATGGACCGCCGCGAAGCACGATACGGCCTGGAGACGATGTGCATCGGCGGCGGCCAGGGCCTCGCCGCGGTCTTCGAACGCCTGCCCTGA
- a CDS encoding LysR substrate-binding domain-containing protein — protein sequence MEFRHLAGFVAVAEELHFGRAAERLHMAQPPLSQQIRALEKELGVALFERNTRSVRLTAAGEVLLPHARKVLDDIEVARRAAVASGRGEVGRVSIGFAGASSHEALPTLTRAVRAAHPGIEVRLRGQTYAGAALNMVAARELDLGFVRLPVRREGVAVRVIQYERLVAALPAEHPLADAPDIDVADLADDAFVTFPGTQGSSVRDHLVRTALDAGFTPRIVQEAPDSYTILDLVAAGVGVTLTVSSVQHIRRTGMVYKELRGEIPPLASALAWRADNTSRALAAVLAVAEEVLPTPPER from the coding sequence GTGGAGTTCCGTCATCTCGCCGGGTTCGTCGCGGTCGCCGAGGAGTTGCACTTCGGCCGCGCCGCCGAGCGCCTGCACATGGCCCAACCGCCGCTGAGCCAGCAGATCCGCGCGCTGGAGAAGGAGCTCGGTGTCGCGCTGTTCGAGCGCAACACCCGCTCGGTGCGGCTGACCGCGGCGGGCGAGGTGTTGCTGCCGCACGCGCGCAAGGTCCTCGACGACATCGAGGTGGCCCGGCGCGCGGCGGTCGCGTCCGGGCGCGGCGAGGTCGGCCGGGTCTCGATCGGCTTCGCGGGCGCCAGCAGCCACGAGGCGCTGCCGACGCTGACCAGGGCGGTGCGCGCCGCGCACCCCGGTATCGAGGTGCGCCTGCGCGGACAGACCTACGCGGGCGCCGCGCTCAACATGGTCGCCGCGCGCGAGCTGGATCTCGGCTTCGTCCGGTTGCCGGTGCGGCGCGAGGGCGTCGCGGTGCGGGTCATCCAGTACGAGCGGCTGGTCGCGGCCCTGCCCGCCGAGCACCCGCTCGCCGACGCCCCCGACATCGATGTCGCGGACCTCGCGGACGACGCCTTCGTCACCTTCCCCGGCACGCAGGGCTCGAGCGTGCGCGACCATCTGGTCCGCACGGCGCTCGACGCCGGGTTCACCCCGCGCATCGTCCAGGAAGCGCCGGACTCCTACACCATCCTCGACCTGGTCGCGGCCGGCGTCGGCGTGACGCTGACGGTCTCCTCGGTGCAACACATACGCCGGACCGGCATGGTCTACAAGGAGTTGCGCGGCGAGATTCCGCCGCTCGCGTCGGCGCTGGCCTGGCGGGCGGACAACACCTCGCGCGCGCTGGCCGCCGTGCTCGCGGTGGCCGAAGAGGTGCTGCCGACCCCACCCGAGCGCTGA
- a CDS encoding acyl-CoA dehydrogenase family protein, with amino-acid sequence MFVLDDTHREIRSLAADFVDTEIVPHARDWDRAESVDLAIVERLGELGFLGLGIAEEFGGTEVDMLSYVLVCEELGRGDSAVRGIVSVSLGLVTKSIAAHGTDEQKRRWLPELTSGRALGCFALTEPDSGSDAASLRTKAVRDGDDWVLSGEKMFITNGTWAKVALVFARTSADGGKGITAFLVPTATPGFTATTIHGKLGLRGQATAALSLQDVRVPDSARLGAVGKGLGIALGALAKGRISVAAGSVGVGQAALDAAVRYSTERTQFGKPIATKQLVQELLADSALDVESARLLTWKAAALVDAGASRDEVQLASSMAKLAASETAVRVSNNCLQVFGGYGFIDEYPMGKYLRDARVLTLYEGTSQLQKLIIGRALTGIDAM; translated from the coding sequence ATGTTCGTTCTCGATGACACCCACCGCGAGATCCGCTCGCTGGCCGCCGATTTCGTCGACACCGAGATCGTCCCGCACGCGCGCGACTGGGACCGCGCCGAAAGCGTCGACTTGGCCATCGTCGAACGACTCGGCGAACTCGGCTTCCTCGGGCTGGGCATCGCCGAGGAATTCGGCGGCACCGAGGTCGACATGCTCTCCTACGTCCTGGTCTGCGAGGAACTCGGGCGCGGCGACTCCGCCGTGCGCGGCATCGTCTCGGTGTCGCTCGGGCTCGTCACCAAGTCGATCGCGGCGCACGGCACCGACGAGCAGAAGCGCAGGTGGCTGCCGGAGCTGACCTCCGGGCGCGCGCTCGGCTGCTTCGCCCTCACCGAACCCGACAGCGGCTCCGACGCGGCCTCCCTGCGCACCAAGGCGGTGCGCGACGGGGACGACTGGGTGCTTTCCGGCGAGAAGATGTTCATCACCAACGGCACCTGGGCCAAGGTCGCGTTGGTGTTCGCGCGGACCTCGGCCGACGGCGGCAAAGGCATCACCGCCTTCCTGGTGCCCACGGCCACACCGGGTTTCACGGCGACGACCATCCACGGCAAGCTCGGACTGCGCGGACAGGCGACCGCCGCGCTGTCGCTCCAGGACGTCCGGGTGCCGGATTCGGCGCGGTTGGGCGCGGTGGGCAAGGGTCTCGGCATCGCTCTCGGAGCGTTGGCCAAGGGGCGCATCTCCGTGGCCGCGGGTAGCGTCGGCGTCGGGCAAGCGGCCTTGGACGCCGCGGTGCGCTACTCGACCGAGCGCACCCAGTTCGGCAAGCCCATCGCCACCAAGCAGCTCGTCCAGGAACTGCTCGCCGACTCCGCGCTCGACGTCGAATCCGCCCGCCTCCTCACCTGGAAGGCCGCCGCCCTCGTCGACGCCGGAGCCTCGCGCGACGAGGTGCAGCTCGCCTCGTCCATGGCCAAACTCGCGGCAAGCGAGACCGCCGTGCGGGTGAGCAACAACTGCCTCCAGGTGTTCGGCGGCTACGGCTTCATCGACGAATACCCCATGGGCAAATACCTGCGCGACGCGCGAGTGCTCACCCTCTACGAGGGCACCAGCCAACTGCAGAAACTCATCATCGGCCGCGCCCTCACCGGCATCGACGCGATGTGA
- a CDS encoding enoyl-CoA hydratase-related protein, producing MSEPSVLRNDLSGEHAGIRVLRISRPQARNALNSFTKTSLAEELSAADSDSAVRAVVLTGDAGVFVAGTDLKEMSTYRPTDLFAGDTGKVFSVLDELGTPVIAAVEGYAFGGGCELAMACDLVVAGASARFGQPEIRVGLIPGAGGLSRLVQRAGRARALRMVLTGEPIDAATAQQIGIVADIVPDGTALDAAVEIAATILRRPPLNVRAIRSIARHAENAPLNTAIALERTTFQMLFDTADHAEGIAAFLGKRTPTYEGH from the coding sequence ATGAGCGAACCTTCCGTACTCCGTAACGATCTGTCCGGCGAGCACGCGGGTATCCGCGTCCTGCGCATTTCCCGGCCGCAGGCTCGCAACGCGCTGAACTCGTTCACGAAAACGTCTCTTGCCGAGGAACTTTCGGCCGCCGATTCGGATTCGGCCGTGCGCGCTGTCGTCCTCACCGGCGACGCGGGCGTATTCGTCGCGGGCACGGACTTGAAGGAGATGAGCACGTATCGGCCGACCGATCTGTTCGCGGGCGACACCGGCAAGGTCTTCTCCGTGCTCGACGAACTCGGCACACCCGTGATCGCCGCGGTCGAAGGCTATGCGTTCGGCGGCGGATGCGAACTCGCCATGGCCTGCGATCTCGTGGTCGCCGGTGCCTCGGCGCGGTTCGGGCAGCCGGAGATTCGCGTCGGGCTCATTCCCGGCGCGGGCGGATTGAGTCGCCTCGTGCAGCGCGCCGGACGGGCCCGCGCGCTGCGCATGGTGCTGACCGGCGAACCGATCGACGCCGCCACCGCGCAGCAGATCGGCATCGTCGCCGACATCGTGCCCGACGGCACCGCGCTGGACGCGGCCGTCGAGATCGCGGCGACCATCCTGCGCCGGCCGCCGTTGAACGTCCGCGCGATCCGCAGCATCGCGCGGCACGCCGAGAACGCCCCACTGAACACCGCGATCGCTCTGGAGCGCACCACCTTTCAGATGTTGTTCGACACCGCCGACCACGCCGAGGGCATCGCCGCCTTCCTCGGCAAGCGCACCCCGACCTACGAAGGACACTGA